Proteins encoded together in one Anoxybacillus flavithermus window:
- a CDS encoding ATP-binding cassette domain-containing protein, with product MENILELDNVCKVFNGFALQNVSFSLKKGYIMGFIGPNGAGKSTTIRCIMDLVHIDSGNIKLFGVDYHKNLKALKQRVGFVYDQDVFFEDLSVEKNKKIISLHGC from the coding sequence TTGGAGAACATTTTGGAATTGGACAATGTGTGTAAAGTTTTTAATGGCTTTGCTTTACAAAATGTTAGTTTTTCTCTCAAAAAGGGCTATATTATGGGATTTATTGGCCCAAACGGTGCTGGGAAAAGTACTACGATCCGCTGTATTATGGATCTCGTACATATTGACAGTGGTAATATTAAGCTGTTTGGTGTAGATTATCATAAAAATTTGAAAGCATTAAAGCAGCGCGTTGGGTTTGTCTATGATCAAGATGTCTTTTTTGAGGATTTAAGTGTGGAAAAAAATAAAAAAATTATCTCGTTACACGGCTGTTGA
- a CDS encoding IS4 family transposase, with protein MHKHTTLPNLMQKIVSDEDLQSITEAVGYHDTSRTFTVRTLVDFFLLAALHEWKSFRHGADVAKMYGLPTFHYSTVSKKAKEVPYEVMKRLFALVVSKCNRQTRRSLRFPKALRIVDSTTVTVGKNRLTWAPYHGERSGVKMHVAYSPEQQMPSDIVETVGLRHDGPVGERLTDVQTVLVEDRAYFKIERLDRFVEQKQPFVIRMKDNVEIHQKKSLKRLSSSSSSIVADFTCQLGTKQCRSKKRHRVVIFQDANGHEIRVVTNVLEASAEKIAEMYQERWTVEVFFRWIKQYLNVPTLFGTNEHAVYNQLFAAFIAYVLLRWLYHRTEKRTTSSLTFLSFVRRFFSGQLPLEWKSEMAAVLFEYARIYGRSMPNFG; from the coding sequence ATGCACAAGCATACCACACTCCCAAATTTGATGCAAAAAATTGTTTCTGATGAAGATCTCCAGTCGATTACCGAAGCCGTTGGCTACCATGACACTTCGCGGACGTTTACGGTGCGCACGTTGGTTGATTTTTTTCTGCTGGCGGCACTTCACGAATGGAAAAGTTTCCGTCATGGTGCCGATGTGGCGAAAATGTACGGATTGCCGACGTTTCATTACTCGACGGTTTCTAAGAAAGCGAAAGAAGTTCCGTACGAGGTGATGAAGCGCTTATTTGCTTTGGTTGTTTCTAAGTGCAATCGCCAAACCCGCCGTTCGCTTCGCTTTCCAAAAGCATTGCGTATAGTAGACTCCACGACCGTCACCGTGGGGAAAAACCGCCTGACATGGGCACCCTATCATGGGGAACGATCCGGAGTGAAAATGCACGTCGCGTATTCCCCTGAGCAACAAATGCCGAGCGACATCGTAGAAACCGTAGGGTTGCGCCACGATGGACCGGTGGGAGAGCGGCTCACAGACGTACAAACGGTTCTTGTCGAAGATCGAGCGTACTTTAAAATTGAACGCCTCGATCGGTTTGTCGAACAGAAGCAACCGTTTGTGATTCGGATGAAAGACAATGTCGAGATCCATCAAAAAAAGAGCCTAAAGCGCCTTTCTTCCTCCTCTTCTTCTATTGTGGCGGATTTTACTTGCCAGTTAGGAACGAAACAATGTCGTTCCAAAAAGCGCCATCGCGTCGTGATCTTTCAGGATGCGAACGGGCATGAAATCCGTGTGGTCACGAACGTCTTAGAGGCATCGGCGGAAAAGATTGCCGAGATGTATCAAGAACGTTGGACAGTGGAAGTGTTTTTCCGATGGATCAAGCAATATCTAAACGTTCCGACCTTATTTGGCACCAACGAGCATGCGGTATACAACCAACTTTTTGCGGCATTTATCGCTTATGTGTTACTGAGATGGCTATATCATCGAACGGAAAAACGGACAACCTCGTCCCTTACCTTTCTTTCGTTTGTCCGTCGTTTTTTCTCTGGGCAACTTCCTCTCGAATGGAAATCCGAGATGGCAGCTGTCTTATTTGAGTATGCCCGAATATATGGGAGGAGTATGCCTAATTTTGGATAA
- a CDS encoding ABC-2 transporter permease yields MVYFSPLLSLPYFLSMGKNISGSNFITIVIYSLCIAFIAYFMAMYTNFNTGESEINQNRLILSLPVTRRSVINAKYIMISVWWLFSYTSHILIFILMNVVDTSMTFNQLLDMKVLLLSLCFTYLLMSIFYPPHISHLGRAEQKDFLFSFLE; encoded by the coding sequence ATTGTTTATTTTTCACCTCTATTATCATTACCATATTTTCTTTCAATGGGTAAAAATATCTCTGGTTCAAATTTTATTACGATCGTAATATACAGCTTATGTATTGCATTTATTGCTTATTTTATGGCAATGTATACCAATTTTAATACAGGAGAAAGTGAAATAAATCAAAATAGGCTTATTCTTAGTTTACCCGTTACGAGACGTTCTGTTATCAATGCAAAATACATAATGATTAGTGTATGGTGGTTATTTTCATATACTTCTCATATTTTGATATTTATTTTAATGAATGTGGTTGATACCAGTATGACTTTTAATCAATTGCTTGATATGAAAGTATTGTTGCTTTCATTGTGTTTTACCTATCTTTTAATGTCTATTTTCTATCCACCTCATATTTCGCACCTTGGTAGGGCGGAACAAAAGGATTTTTTATTCAGTTTTTTAGAATAA